One Gossypium hirsutum isolate 1008001.06 chromosome A11, Gossypium_hirsutum_v2.1, whole genome shotgun sequence genomic window carries:
- the LOC107924672 gene encoding thaumatin-like protein, protein MATMLRSLLTFTLFTLLFSYVSATTITLYNKCPHPVWPGIQPSAGKPLLARGGFKLRPNKAYSMRLPPLWSGRFWGRHGCSFDASGLGRCATGDCGGSLFCNGLGGAPPATLAEITLGQDQDFYDVSLVDGYNIAMSITPFKGSGKCSYAGCVSDLNLMCPLGLQVRSKDNKRVVACKSACFAFNSPRYCCTGTFGNPQSCKPTAYSKIFKAACPKAYSYAYDDPTSIATCTRGNYLVTFCPHRR, encoded by the exons ATGGCGACAATGCTGAGATCTCTGCTAACTTTCACACTCTTCACGCTTCTTTTCTCCTACGTTTCTG CAACAACAATAACACTCTACAACAAGTGCCCTCATCCAGTGTGGCCAGGTATCCAACCCAGCGCTGGGAAGCCACTTTTAGCTCGCGGTGGCTTTAAACTTCGACCCAACAAGGCCTACTCCATGCGTCTCCCTCCCCTCTGGTCCGGTCGTTTCTGGGGTCGTCACGGCTGCTCCTTCGACGCATCCGGACTCGGCCGTTGCGCTACTGGTGACTGCGGCGGTTCCCTCTTCTGTAACGGCCTCGGCGGTGCCCCGCCTGCTACGCTAGCCGAAATCACCCTCGGCCAGGACCAGGATTTCTACGATGTGAGCTTGGTGGATGGCTACAACATAGCAATGTCAATAACCCCATTCAAAGGCTCAGGCAAATGTAGCTACGCTGGGTGTGTGAGTGACTTGAACTTAATGTGCCCACTTGGTTTACAAGTGAGATCGAAGGATAACAAGCGAGTGGTAGCTTGTAAAAGTGCTTGCTTTGCTTTCAACTCGCCGAGGTATTGCTGCACTGGGACCTTCGGGAACCCCCAGTCATGCAAGCCAACAGCGTATTCGAAGATTTTCAAGGCAGCTTGTCCCAAAGCATATTCCTATGCATACGATGATCCAACCAGCATTGCTACTTGCACCCGCGGCAATTATTTGGTCACTTTTTGCCCCCATCGTCGCTAg
- the LOC107923127 gene encoding probable calcium-binding protein CML27 — MDPIQKVFNQFDKNKDGKISVSELDEVLKALGCSSPEEEIKRVMEELDIDKDGFINLSEFINLCSSSFDTGNAETELREAFELYDQDKNGLISAEELHLVLNRLGMTCSVEKAVKMVATVDADHDGHINFEEFRKMMSDSKPGNEE; from the coding sequence ATGGATCCAATCCAGAAAGTTTTCAACCAATTCGACAAAAACAAGGACGGCAAGATCTCTGTATCGGAGCTCGACGAGGTTTTGAAAGCGTTGGGTTGCTCCTCCCCTGAGGAGGAAATCAAACGTGTCATGGAAGAACTCGACATCGACAAAGACGGATTCATCAACCTTTCCGAGTTCATCAACCTCTGTAGTTCCTCTTTCGACACCGGCAACGCTGAAACGGAGCTTCGTGAGGCCTTCGAATTGTATGATCAGGATAAGAACGGCTTGATCTCGGCGGAAGAGTTGCATCTGGTTTTGAATCGGTTGGGGATGACGTGTTCAGTTGAGAAAGCTGTTAAGATGGTCGCTACTGTTGATGCGGATCATGATGGGCATATTAATTTCGAGGAGTTTCGGAAGATGATGAGTGATTCGAAGCCGGGTAATGAGGAATGA
- the LOC107923760 gene encoding uncharacterized protein has product MGNCLVVEEKVIRIMEPDGKILEYQAPVKVEQVLSNFSGHALSDSFSGFHHLQPDAKLISGQLYYLIPLPSPSKKGKKKKARFSNPEVNDDQVRSPNVVRIKLIISKQELQELLQNGGVSAQDIASHNIQSKQTTNGIIAPDVDDDSCRGSKPILVENIGS; this is encoded by the coding sequence ATGGGGAATTGCTTAGTTGTTGAAGAGAAAGTTATAAGAATTATGGAGCCTGATGGCAAAATCCTTGAATATCAAGCCCCCGTCAAAGTTGAACAAGTGTTATCAAACTTCTCCGGTCATGCACTGTCGGATTCATTTTCAGGCTTCCACCATCTTCAACCTGATGCAAAGCTGATTTCAGGGCAGTTGTATTACCTTATACCTCTTCCATCACCATCCAAAAAGGGTAAGAAAAAGAAAGCGAGGTTTTCAAATCCAGAAGTGAATGATGACCAAGTAAGGAGTCCCAATGTTGTCAGAATTAAGTTGATAATTAGTAAGCAAGAACTGCAAGAGCTGCTTCAAAATGGAGGAGTTTCAGCTCAGGACATTGCATCTCACAACATACAAAGTAAACAAACCACAAATGGAATCATCGCACCTGATGTTGATGATGATAGCTGCAGAGGGTCGAAGCCTATATTGGTAGAAAATATTGGTAGCTAG
- the LOC107923296 gene encoding ras-related protein RABA6b, with the protein MADSYDEECDYLFKAVLIGDSAVGKSNLLSRFAKDEFRLDSKPTIGVEFAYRNVKIGDKVIKAQIWDTASQERFRAITSSYYRGALGALLVYDITRRTTFQNVKKWMHELRGFGNLEMVIVLVGNKSDLSESRQVSEEEGKKIAEMEGLFFMETSALRNLNVEEAFLRMINKIHETTMSQKCLDVNMKESNVVGAGKEIITIDEVTATKHSNNCCYR; encoded by the exons atggcAGATTCATATGACGAAGAGTGTGATTACCTGTTTAAGGCAGTGTTGATCGGTGATTCTGCAGTTGGAAAATCGAATCTCCTCTCAAGGTTTGCTAAAGATGAATTCCGATTGGATTCCAAGCCTACTATAGGCGTTGAATTTGCTTATCGGAATGTTAAGATTGGCGACAAAGTTATTAAAGCTCAAATATGGGATACAGCCAGCCAAGAAAG GTTTAGAGCAATTACAAGTTCATACTATAGGGGAGCATTGGGGGCATTGTTAGTGTACGATATAACCCGAAGAACAACGTTCCAAAACGTGAAGAAATGGATGCATGAGCTACGAGGATTTGGAAATTTGGAAATGGTGATTGTGCTTGTTGGGAACAAATCTGATTTGAGTGAGTCCAGGCAAGTAAGCgaagaagaaggaaagaaaatagcAGAGATGGAAGGTTTATTTTTCATGGAAACATCTGCTTTACGAAATTTGAACGTGGAAGAAGCGTTTTTAAGAATGATCAACAAAATTCATGAAACCACAATGAGTCAAAAATGTTTAGATGTTAATATGAAAGAATCAAATGTTGTTGGGGCTGGAAAAGAAATCATCACCATTGATGAAGTCACTGCTACTAAACACTCAAATAATTGTTGTTACAGGTGA
- the LOC107924587 gene encoding uncharacterized protein isoform X2, giving the protein MIVIWSTRLALYLFFRILRWGEDKRYDRMRHNVGNLAVFFIFQGLWVWTVTLPVTVVNASDKDPSIQAEDIIGWIMWFVGTIVEILADKDKFSFKNSPESKGKWCEIGLWKYSRHPNYFGDILLTWGYFVASLPIIEGAEWLVLIGPVFLTLLLLFVSGLTILEKSGDKKFGNVEAYRVYKKRTSPLIPLPRSIYGNLPYWFKAVFLFEFPIYNRYLNRNRTKQG; this is encoded by the exons ATGATAGTAATATGGAGCACACGATTGGCACTATATCTCTTTTTTAG AATTTTGCGATGGGGGGAGGATAAGCGTTATGATAGGATGCGCCATAATGTGGGGAACTTAGCagttttctttatatttcag GGTCTTTGGGTGTGGACTGTGACTTTACCTGTAACAGTGGTTAATGCAAGTGACAAAGATCCATCCATTCAGGCCGAAGACATCATAGGGTGGATTATGTGGTTTGTGGGTACCATTGTTGAAATTTTAGCTGATAAGGACAAATTTTCTTTCAAGAATTCTCCAGAAAGCAAAGGAAAGTGGTGCGAAATCGGACTATGGAAATACTCTCGCCACCCAAACTATTTTGGTGAT ATTTTACTTACCTGGGGATACTTTGTGGCCTCTCTTCCCATAATTGAAGGTGCCGAATGGCTTGTACTCATCGGGCCTGTCTTTTTGACATTGCTGCTGCTTTTTGTTAGTGGCCTAACAATTCTCGAG AAGTCAGGAGACAAGAAGTTTGGTAATGTGGAAGCATATAGGGTTTACAAGAAAAGAACTAG CCCTCTTATTCCACTGCCACGATCAATATATGGGAACCTGCCATATTGGTTCAAAGCTGTTTTTCTCTTTGAATTTCCTATCTACAACCGTTATTTAAACAGAAACCG TACAAAGCAAGGATAA